The DNA sequence ACGTCTAGAGGACGTTGTAGAGCCAATTACAGTGTCAGTCATTGGTTGTGTTGTAAACGGCCCAGGCGAAGCCTTAATCTCTGATATTGGCCTTGCTGGTGCCAATAAGCGCAGTGGTTTTTATATCAATGGTCAACGCCAGAAAAAGCGTATTGATAATGATGACGTTGTAGAGCAGCTCGAGTCAGAAATCAGAACGTTTATTGCTAATCGAATTCCTGCGGAAAATATCGATTAACGCTCTGCTAAACAAAACTAAATTAAACAGAACAAACGGCCTGATTATTCGGGCCGTTTTTTTTATGTCTTTGAAATTATTTTGGGTGCACTAGGGTCTAGTACAGTAGATTGTTAAGAAACAAAAAAAATAGAGGAAATATGAATCCAGTAAAGATTGTTTTAGTGAGTTTTGCCTTGTTGTTAGGCTCAATTGCACTACCTTCGTCAGCATCAAACATTCAAACCGACGCCAATGGCATCGCTGAATCTGCGTTTGAAGTATCACCCATTTTACCTGGTATGAAGATACCGAATACGCAAATCGAAGATAAGTTTAAAAAGCCTATTCAAACGGCAGAGTTATTCGCTAAAAAGCCAACTATTTTAGTTGTTTATCGCGGTGGCTGGTGTCCATATTGCAATGCTCAGCTCAACGGGTTGAAGAAAATTGAGAAGTCGGTCGAGTTTTTGGGATTTCAAATGATCGCTATCTCACCTGACAGCAACAAAAACATCCAAGAACAACAGTCGCGTGAAGACATCTCATATACCTTGCTTGCCGATCCTAAAATGGAGTTGGCAAAGAACATGGGGCTGGCATTTTTCTTAGACAAAAAAACAGAAGCTATGTACCGCGACAGACTGGGCGTTCCATTTGTTGATGTAACGGGTGAAGAGCGTGTTGCGCTTCCTGTTCCTGCGGTTTACATCATAGACCAACAAGGTATGGTGCATTTTCAGTATGTTAACCCTAACTACGATGTTCGACTAAGTGAAGAGTTGTTGTACAAAGCAGCATCCGAGACGATGAAAGCGATAAACGAAAAAGCGATCAAGTCGTCATAAGTTTTGGCCACTTTCCGGCATACAAAAAGGCCCAAGCGTATTTAGCTTGGGCCTTTTCTTTTTTCATTTGTGTTGAGGCTCAAGAGATTAACTACACCTCTAGCATATCCAAAATGCCTTCTGCAGCATCTCGCCCTTCAGCGATTGCGGTTACAACTAGGTCTGCCCCT is a window from the Psychrosphaera ytuae genome containing:
- a CDS encoding peroxiredoxin-like family protein — its product is MNPVKIVLVSFALLLGSIALPSSASNIQTDANGIAESAFEVSPILPGMKIPNTQIEDKFKKPIQTAELFAKKPTILVVYRGGWCPYCNAQLNGLKKIEKSVEFLGFQMIAISPDSNKNIQEQQSREDISYTLLADPKMELAKNMGLAFFLDKKTEAMYRDRLGVPFVDVTGEERVALPVPAVYIIDQQGMVHFQYVNPNYDVRLSEELLYKAASETMKAINEKAIKSS